The genome window CAGTGGAGAGGACCCCACACGAGGGGTCAGGCTGGGGCCCATCGCAGCTGATGTCACAGAGATGGGGAAGTCCCCTCTGGGCCCTGCCGTGGTCTGATTTCCATGTGGACCCCTAACATTCAGAGCCCACAAGGCCACCAGGTTCAAGCCCACCCCCCTCTCTGCCCCTTACACACAGTGTGGCTGCAGGCAGGCCCCCCGGCCTCCACGGTCAGCCTTCCAGGACGCTCAGCGGTCAGAACACGTGTCTGGGCTGAGGTCTCCAGAGGCGGGGCCTGAGATGAGGGCTCTGTGCATGTGGGGAGCTGAGGGAAGCCCCCCGGAGAGGCAGGGGCTCCACAGGGAGGGGGGCCTGGCCTCTCCCGATCCAGGCCTGGAGCGAGAATCCCTCCACACGCGCAGGCCCGCCCCGACGCAAGAGCGGGCCTCCTGAACGCCCACGGTGGCCGGCCGCTGGCTGTGGGCTGCCCCGCTCGGGGAGGAGCGGGGACGGGAGGACGCAGTGCCCCGGAGAGGGGGCAGCTGGGAGCCTGCAGCCAGCACCGGCCACCGCTGGTGTCTGGGAGCGCCACTGGGCCAGGGGCCTGGGAGGGCACCGCCAGCACCCAGGACAAGGCAGCTACCTCAGCCGGACGTGCTGACGACGATGGCCACTGGAGGGAAGTTTGAAAAGCCCAGGAGCTGGCGGCTCTCCCGTAAAAGCCAACTCACGGGCCTGCCGTACCTCCCTCGCGAGGAGCAGGCAGGGGCGCCCGTGTGGGGTGATCCTGGGGGGGCCTTGTCAACGGCGGAAGTGCCCGCGGGTCCCCAGTGGGTTTGCGTTCCGTCAGTCTCTGTGCCGTTTTCGCTTTGATTTCTCTGAAGCCTTCGTACCTGTCACACTTGGTGACGCGTGACCAGTCGGGTCATTTCTGGAGCCTCCCAGCCACGAAACTGAGAATCCCCGAGAGATGTTTCCTATTGGCGGAGCTCGGGTTCTTTCTAGAAGGCTGGCAaacatgcgggggggggggggggcattggggaggggagggatgctGGCCGGTTTCCTGCCTCGGTTATACCTTCCGGGAAACCGAGGCCCGGGAGCTCCAAAGCGGTGCCCAGGGTCACTGTCAGGGGAGTGACAGGGGTCAGCgctgctgcgggggggggggtcaacaTGGGGGGGCGTTTCCGGGgtcctccttcccacccccacgTGCTGACTCTCCCTCCAGAACCTGGTCATGTTCATGAGCGACTTCGTGGACTGGGTCATCCCGGACATCCCCAAGGACATCAGCCTGCAGATCCACAAGGAAAAGGTGCTCATGGTGGAGCTGTTcatgagggaggagcagggcaAGCAGCAGCTGCTGGACACCTGGATGGACAAGGGCCCCAGGAAGGGCGAGCCGTGCAACCACCACAGCCCCAGAGCCAGCCCGAGCGGCCCCGGCTACCACGCGGGCGCCCTGTAGCGGCCCTGGGGCCCCGACCGACAGGCACCTCTCCCGGGCAGGCGGTGTCCCGCCCCCGCCCGGCCCTGGGGGACTCCTGCCTTGGCAGCAAACCTTGAAGACCCACCTTCTGGataggacattttttttctttttattttttggtctcttttctgggtggtttttttttccccctttgttttttGCACAAAACCATTATGCAGGGAATTTTTTATCTTTCGTATCCAAGGTTAATCGGCACGATTGCTGGGGATGGGGTGATAAGGCGGCGAAGGCCGGCACTTGGCAGCGGTGGCCTCTCGGAAGGCCGGGGGTCTCCTTTGCAGGGGCGGGTGAGCAGAGGCCTCCGGAAGACCTCCCCCCTTTGATCCTCCCTGACAGACGTGAAAGGTACTCTGAGGCCCCGGGGCAAATGCCCGCGCCACATTGAGGGAGGAACAGCTGGAACGAGGAACCATTTGAGAACCAGGTCCGTGAGACCCCACCTGGCCCCTCGGTCAGAAGAGCGCGCTTGCTTTCCGTCCGCTGTCTAGGTTCCAAATCCGGCACTCTGGTCGGAGAGAGGGGGGGCCTGGCCCCGTCCGCCAGAAGTCGGAGGATGTGGGGCGTCCAGGTGACTCCTGGAGAACCAGCAAGGAGAGCAGGTGTCCCTGCTGAGTGTGTCACCGGTGACCGGCCCTGTCCGCAAGCCGGGCTGACGGGCCCAGGGCAGGGAGCGCCCTCTCAGAGGAGAATGTCTGGGAGGCTTCTCTCGACAAGGGTCTCAGGAAGCCTGCAGGCTCCCGGGGGCTCCAGTCACAGCTCCCGGATATCTAtggagtttttctttctctcttcttttttaaatcgaTTCTACGATGGATCTGAGGGCggtggtggttttttgtttgtttgattgtttgtttattcCCTGTAGCTCCGAGGTGGAAGGAATTTCTTTCATTAGTTAACCCGATATCATTGAGAGGAATTTGACATACTGTTCCTACCAAAGATTTTTATCAATAAAGGCTTCTATTTTGGTAACACtttctctatatttttacttACAGGAACGTTAGACTGTTGGACagttatgagttttaaaagctTGTTGTAATAACAGGGCCCGTAGGTGGCGTGGGTGATCGGAACGTGCGGCAGTTAAGACTTCAAACCTGAAGTGCTGCTCTGAGATTCTCGTGAGCGCCCAGAAGGGCACAGGACGGTTTCAGCACGGGGCAGGACGGAGGCACAGCCGGCCGGCCCACCGGGTCTGTCTCGGACGCGTGGGCGTGACGCGGGCCTTCCCACCCACCGGGTCTGTCCGGGACGTGTGGGCGTGACGCTGATGTTCCCACCCACCGCGTCTGTCCCGGACATGTGGGCGTGACGTGGGCCTTCCCACCCACCGCGTCTGTCCCGGACGTGTGGGCGTGACGCTGATGTTCCCACCCACCGCGTCTGTCCCGGACGTGTGGGCGTGACACCGACGTTCCGTGTACCAGCGGGCAGCCAGCTCCCATCCCGAGTCCGCAGGTGGCCTCGACTTCCGTTCCTCGCTGAAATCATGTGGGCTGATGCTTCTGTCTTCTCTTGTGCAGGCAGTCGTCTGATGTGGGGTTTTGTATATGAATATTGTATTAAAAATCAGGTGATTACCAAAAATCCTTCTATGgatacctctcttttttttctttattttctttttaagtcaacGTGCACGGATCCAGAGGGCCGTGGCGAGGTATCCTCCTGACTAGACTTAGGTGTGCGACGCTTTCCTCCCGGAACACTGTCCGGTGACGTTGGCCCCAGGAAGCTGCAGAGGCTGTCCCCAGTGTCCCCGATCCCCGTGGTTGAGCTGCACATTCAGGAGGGACTTACGGGCATCCGTTTCCCTTGGTGACAGACACAGGAAGTGTTGTAGCTGCTCCTGAGACTGCCGCTCTCCGTATGTGCGTGTGCATGCCTGTGtctgtgcacacgtgtgtgcatgGGCTTGTGCGTGCGCAAACGGGTATGTGTTTATAGGTGCTTGTGtctgtgtgtacacgtgtgtgctGGGATGGGAGTTGTCACACTTTCCCGGCAAATGCTGACCCCTGATCCCACCAACCCCACAGAGGAATATTTGGGATTTCATTGAGCTAAACATTCCCCCCAACCTTTCAGGAACCAACCTAGAGTCACCAGGGTTTTTATTTGGGTAAGGGCAGGGGCACCTGTTTTTAAAGCACCGCCTAGGGTCGTCATCATTTCGTGAAAGAAAGGACATTTGTAACACCAAACGTCAGCACAGCCACGTTAGACAGGGACGCTCGCTCGCCTCAGGAGCCGCGCTGGTGGCCTGGGGCTCACACACCTGCAGAGCCTTGCTGACCAGCCAGCCGCAGGCCGCGGGCGCCCCCTTGTGCTCACATGACTCCATCCCCAAGAAAACGTCAGCAGGCGGCAAGCCCCTGGCGCCCTGGTTGCCCACGGCCAGGAAGTCCTTCTGAAGCTGTGGAACTGTGTCCTTGGTCCTGAGCGAAGGGCAGCACCCAGGGTCCCTGTCACaggaacccctccccctctcctgggtCTCCAGGAGCCTGAAGGCTCACGAGGGGACCCTCAGCCTCATCTGAGAGATACGGAGAAGGTTCAGAGCGCAGGGCAGGGGTCACAAGGCTTCTTAGCACCAATTCCAAGATCTCGAGACTGGCACCCAGACCCTGTAGACCATTCTTCACGCTGTGTCTCAGAGGAGAGCAGTGACCGAGGCAGGCGGGGCCCTTCCCTGGGGGATGGCTTCTTGCAGAAGGCACCAGACTCTGACCCAGAAAATGAACCCAAAACCAGATCACTCTGCAGAAAGAAAGGGATGCTGGTGGAAATATAACAGGGTACCACCGACAGTGACTGAGTTGGCCAGGGAGACCCCTGGAGAGCTGAGCAATGAGGAGCCAGCATGGAAAATCCTGGAGGAAGGCAGGACAGTTCAGGCAGCAGGAACcgcacatgcaaaggccctgaggcagcgGCGTGTTGGGCTACTTCTAGGAGTGGTGAgggcagtgtggctggagcaaaCAGCAGGGGAGGCACCCAGACCAACGCATGCAGGGCTGCCGGCCACGTGAGGACCGTGAGCTTGGCCCTGAGTGCCACAGCAGAAGCAGGGTGGGTTTAATCAGGGCAGCCACAGGGCCTGATTCACATTTTAGGTCATTGTGGTGGTTGGGTGGGAAGCCAGAGAGGAGGGAGTTGCCGAAGTTCAGGTGAGCAACAAGGGGGCTTGGGCAGGGGCGGAGGAGGGTAGAAGTGGCTGAGGAAGAGCGGCAGGTAACGTCAGAAAGCCCTGCAGTCCCGCCATGGAGGGGTTCCCCAGAGATCGGCTGGTCAGCCGGTGCCATTCCTTCACAGACGGGCACAGCAGGCCCAGAGAGGGTCAGGGCTCCACCAGTCACACAGCAAGCTGGCTGCACAGCCGTCCTTCAGACCCGGCTCTGTGGCTCCTAGGGCTGAACATTTTTGCTACTGGCCTCCTGGGAGGTGTGGTGGGCATGGGTTGGAGTCCCCCCGGACCACCACCCTGGCATCTGCCATGGGTTCTGCTGCCCTCCCTAGAGAGTGGACGCTGGTACCAGCTGCACCCGGCCCAAGACAAATTCCATCTGATGGGGTCAGTGTTCGCTGGTATGTGAGTGAGTTGAACATAGAAAAACCCGTTAGGCCCACCAAAAGATCCAGAGTTGCATGTTGAAAATCATGCCATCTGACAGCACAGCCCCATTTCTCACCCTGCTGCCTTCTCGCGTGCGCCCGGGGCCTGGTGGCCGCAGCTTGTTTCAGATGGTGCTGTCTTCTCCACCCAGCCCAGTTCACCTCCCCGCCCTCCCAAGGGCAGCTGAGACGGTGGCTCCTGGACTCACTGGCCCTTCTAGACCAGCCGCTGGGTAGTCCCTTTTCCTGAGAGGCGGGACCAGCTGTGGGAGCCCCGGAACAGAACCTGACCGAGGTGCATGCTGGGAAAGAGCTGTCCTCACTCCCAAGGCTGGTGGACTCAGGATGCCCACCTCAGGGCACCCACATCCCCACCTCCAGCTCACATTCATTTATCTGCAGGTTCCTAGGAGCCATGTACATGCTCCCGAAAATGGCCCCCAGCACAGGTGTTGTGAGTTGCCACGCTTGGGCAACACTCATTTGCCTATCTGTGTTTTgtaggagctacagcagagtagaTAAATGCTGACactgcccgaccaggcggtggtacggtggatagagcatcagactgggatgcagaggacccaggttcaagacctccaaggtcaccagcttgagcacgggctcatctggtttgagcaaagctcaccagtttggacccaaggttgctggctcgagcaaggggttatttggtctgctgaagcccccccggtcaaggcacatacaagagagcaatcaatgaacaactaaggtgttgcaacgaaaaactaatgattgatgcttctcatctctctccgttcctgtctgtctgtccctatctatccctatttctgactctcactctctgtattaaaaaaggaaaaataaaatgctgacaCTTTCCAGAAAACAGACCCAGAAGGTGCACGGACTTGTTGCCAAGCACAGAGAAGGCACCAGGAAGtgctgaatgagtgagtgaatgaatgaatgatgggtgggtagatgggtggatagatggacagatggatgaatggatgatgggtggatgaatggataggtgGGTGATGGATGgataagtggatggatggatggatggatggataggtgatggatggatggatgatggttggatggatggatgatagatggatggataagtgGATGGTGTAAGGTgatgggcaatgggggaaggtcacatgaggaactaGACCCAGGACcttggctagaactgcccacacccattcGTGCCAAAGGAAACTTCCCTGGAAtccttggaaaagagcgactgtccgtcagccagtgaaatttcaccatgtcatatcaacTCGCCTCCACCCTagaggaccctttaaatatcctccACGCGGATCACCCTATGTGActtctctgttctctgctctgtccCCGGGACCTGAGAATATCGTCCGGgaagcactgtactaaataaagtttttattattccacacttcgtggctacgcccttccttcttcctcagcggggaaaaaataccttacagatagATGGATAagcggatggatggatggatggatggataatggttggatggataatggatggatggatggatggatgatggatgaatgggtgggtggatggatggatagatgatggatggataagtggatggatgggtaagtggatggatggatagatcaGTGAATGGGTGCATGGATGGCAGGCAAACAGactgacaactgagctattctgcCTTTGAGCAGAGTGGACCTTGGAATCACACAGGAAGGTAAGGTCTGATGCCTTCTGGCCCACAGAGATGCCCACAGCCGCAGCCCCCACTGCTCACTCCCACAGCCGTTGGCAGACGAGCCTGCGCCTGGAAGGCTGACTTGAACCAGCGCAGGCATCTCAGCCCGCTGTCCTCGGGTGGGCTGGTGTGAGCAGCCCCTGCCAGGATCCTTCTGAGCACGCACCTGGCAAAGGCAACCCGGTGAGACTGCGGTCTGACTTCCTCAGCTctgctgctgtctgcttcctgtgTTCcgttcttcctccctccttctctttgccCCCTACCCTGACCCCCTGACCCCCCACATTTTTATGGAAGTATAACACACAGaaaactgcacatatcttaagTGTACAGTCAActtccacacaaaaaaataaaataagaggcaGCCAGGACTCGGAGCAGAATGTCACGGCACTTCAGAAGCTCCCTTGGTGCTCCTCTCTGGTCACTCCCCCCATCGCCCACTGTAACCAGGAGCCTGACCTGCTTCCAGCTGAAATCAATGCGCCGCCCTGGCTTTGCTTGTTGGTggctgctgccctctgctggctgCCTCTGGGATCTGCACTCGGGGAAGACGAGACCCTGAAAAGAAGACCCACCCAGCACGTGGGCCAGAGCTAGTGGCAGATTACCACCAACTGGGTGActtaaaaccacacacacacacacacacacacacacacacacacaccacctgacggctgtagcacagtggatagagagtcggactgggacacagaggtcccaggtttgtaAACCAcagggtggccagcttgagcatcggatcatagacatgaccccaaggtcactggcttgagcccaaggtcgctggcttgagcaaggggtcactcggtctgctggagccccctggtcaaggcacatatgagaaagcaatcaatgaacaactaaggagactgaggagccacaacaaagaattgatgtttctcatctctctctctcttcctgtctctctgtccctatctgtccctctcttaacTTACAGCTCCGGAGGAGTCTCACTGGGCTAacatcaaggtgtgggcagggcttcATCAGCCACAGTGGGGGAgtcctcctcctgctgccatCGGGCCCCTGGGAATAATCCGGGATAATCCCCTACCTTGGAATACTTAATCTTCATCATACCTGCAAAGCCATTCCTGCCATGAAAACTAAACTATTCCCAGGTCTGGGAATTCGATTGTGGACTTTTAAGAGGCAGAGGTTGGCATTATTTTGGCCGCCACATACCCTCCGCAGCACGGAgactttttctttagaaaaaaaaaactacccccAAGCAACACCCAATGTCATTATTAATGAGAGACCAAAACAAACACTCAAAGGGGGaacaaaagaagggagggaacaCAGAGACAATTCAAAGAGAAACAGGACAGAAACAGCTCTGCGGATGGATCAGCTGCACAAACAGAAACCAGTTTGCATCTGTGAAACCAGTAAAACATacctcttccttctcctgttttttttaaaggcacatgATAGGtgaaagaaagatacaaacactGTGCTTCATCCAAGTTTAGAACATTTGTACCTCCCAGGACACAATCCACAGAGTGAAATGGCAATTCACGAAACAGGTGGAAATTTTTGCACATCGTACATCTCAATATAGAATTCGCATCCGGAATACGTAAACAGCCCCttcaactcaacaacaaaaagacaagcaacccaatttttaaaagggCAGAGAAGTTGGTTGGGCATTTCACTGCAGACAAGTGACATGAGTGGACACCCCGGGGCTCAGCCACTTgtcctgtctcttttctttctgccttccctcTCTGGGTGACCTCTAAACACTATATGAGTCGAGGTGTTCCAGAGAAACAGGACTAATGGGATACATAGAGACCTGTACAGGGAGATTTGTTATAGGAATTGGCTCACGCGGTTGTGGGAGTCCAGAAGTGCCACCATCTGCCATCTGCAGTgccccctgaccagggatcgatgcgtaacctctgtgcttcggatgatgctctaacaaacagaGCTAtcgaggtcctggccggttggctcagtggtagagcttcggcctggcgtgcaggagtcccgggttcgattcccggccagggcacacaggagaagtgcccatctgcttctccacccctccccctctccttcctctctgtctctctctttccctcccgcagccaaggctccattggagcaaagttggcccgggcgctgaggatggctccgtggcctctgcctcaggcgctagaatggctctggttgcgacagagcaacgccccagatgggcagagcatcgccccctggtgggcatgcccggtcgggcgcatgcgggagtctgtctgactgcctccccgtttccaacttcagaaaaatacaaaaaaaaaaaaaaaaaagagctatccagccagggcgtggtgtgtgtgtgtgtgtgtgtgtgtgtgtgtaaggaaacTCTCAtgatttctttcctcctctcataCTCTGCAGGGATAGAAAAGCCGTCCTTCCCTGGCCGGTGAGGCCCCTCCTAATCTGCCTGCTGCAGACGTGCTGGTCCCCCTGCTTCTCCTGGAACCTAGGCCCTCCTCGGCGCCGCTGCTCCGCCCTTGCTGAGCTCTGCACCTCACACCTCTGCACCTGCACCAGCCCTGCACCTACTCCGCTCCCTGGGCCCAGGCCGTACTGACCCCAGGCACACTGCCAGTTCTTATCTGTGTTGTGTAAGCCGCTGTACTGATTGATGACTGAGCTCTGGCTGGCGGGGTCTTCCCGAATTTTTTTCCGAATTTGTCCCCAGCACCTactgcctggcacaaagtaggaGCTCAAGAGACACCAAAGAGCATGCATAGCATCAAAGATTACGAGTTTAACAATCAAATATCAAACTTGAACCCTTAAATAAACGTATGAGTAAATCTTTTCCGCCCACAGGTGTCCAGGGGCACTAAAGGCCATGCATCATCACAGATGTtaacaaataaatgcatttattgTCAGCATCCGTGCTGCCACGTTTCGCAAGAAACGCAGGATTGCCCTCCCGGGATGCAAGTCAAGGTCTCGGGACCTCCAAGGCCAGACTTTCCCATCCGGgccgggagggaggggggtgCGGAGCAGAGAAGGTGCGGAGGGCGCAGGCGCATAGGCCGTCCCAGCCCCGCGCCTTTACCCTGTCTGGTGTGCCCCCTGGCGGCGGCGGCGCGCCTACCAGGCGGAAACGGCTGCCATCAAGCTCCGGGCGCATGCGCGAGTTCCCAAGTTCTCGCGAGGCGTCGGAGAAGACAACCCAGTGGTGGACTTCCGGTAGCGGGGTCTCGTTTGAGGGGCTTGTGAAGAGGGAGCCGGGACCCGGGACCCGCGCGGAGTCCcggggtgtggtggggggggtGCCGGCCCGTGAGCGGAAGGCGGGCCGAGGCGGGGACTGCGCGCGGAGCCGGGCTCGGGCCCCCGCCGCCATGGACCCGTTCCTGGTGCTGCTGCACTCGGTGTCCACCGGGCTGTCGAGCGGCGAGCTGACGGAGCTCAAGTTCCTGTGCCAGGGCCGCGTGGGCAAGCGGAAGCTGGAGCGCGTGCAGAGCGGCCTGGACCTCTTCTCCGTGCTGCTGGAGCAGAGCGAGCTGGACGGCCAGCGCACCGAGCTGCTGCGCGAGCTGCTCGTCTCCCTGCGGCGCCGCGACCTGCTCCGGCTGCTGGACGACTTCGAGGCGGGCGCCGTGGCCCGGGCGCCGGCGGAGGAGCGAGGTGGGCGCGGGGCTggccggggccggggcggggccgggaCCGGGGGAGGCGGAGCCACTATGCCCGGCAGCCGCCACTGGAGTCGGCCGGGCGCCTAGCTTTGGCCGGCTTTGAAGTTGGCGTGGGTTTTGTCCGAGCGGACCTGGCTGAGCGGCGGCGCGTGGGGCCACCAAACCCCGGGACAGGGAGCGCACCCCAGGCTGCAGAGCGTGGACACCCCTGTGCCCCCCCCAGCTCGGTGTTTTCAGGGAGCGCACCCCAGGCTGCAGAGCGTGGACACCCCTGTGCCCCCCCCAGCTCGGTATATTCTGCACCACCCCCACTCTGTCTACAGAAATTAGGAAGGACACGGGAGGAAAAGGCATCGCGAACTTCCTCTGGGTGGGGCAGTGTCGTGGGAGCTGTGCTGCCGCCGGCACTCGCCTGCGGCCCGGGAGCAAACGCCCAGGCGCCGCGCCTACTGTTCGACTGCGTTACTGTATTTAGTTTTCAGTGACCGCCTTCGTTAAATGCTGTTATCTGCCCCTATTCCTCTCACGGGTGAGGGGACTGGGGCTCAGAGCAGTAATAAGTGACTCGCATAGCCAGTTACTAACAGAGCTAGGGTTGAAGCCGGGCAGGGTGGCCTCGGGGCACTAAACTGCCCCTTGGATCGATTCTTTCCTTGGCAGCGGCTTTCTGCCTGGTTCGCAGGCGCCCCCCCGCCGCAGGCGCGgattgcaggggcttccaggAGGGAAAAGGAGACCTGAGTTTTAAGCAGGGTTTCTTAGCTGCACACCACACTCTCAGAACCTGGGCAGGAAGTGCTTTGGGGGCATTCCTCACAGGCTTCCGGTTGTGTCCTGGAATTGGTCATCAGGTCACTGAACCCAGAAAGGATATATACACATGACACCACAGGTGTCACTTCCTAAGGACTGGTGCTTTCTGATGGCAAGCTGAGGGCACAGCTTTGCCTAAAAGACAAATtaagatacatatttattgatattCATACATATACACGATGCTGGACGAAATGGGACACAGGAAAACTTTATTTCCGAGGAGATTCAGTGGGGGGAGAGTGCTGATCTGATGCATTTAAAAGGTAGCCCACGCAGCGCAGAGACCAGTCTAGGTTTATGTGTCTGTATTTTATTTACGTGGTTACTATGTGTGGGAGGAAAGTACACTGGAAGGTTAAGTGCAGGAAGGGGAGTTGATCGGGGTGACTCTTAACTACTCTTGACAGGCAGTTTAGCATAATGATTGTGTGGGAGTGGGCTCTGGCTCCAGACCACCAGGGTTTGCATCTTGCTCTGCCATCGTCTAGCTGTGTCACTTCAGGAAAATCACTGGCCTTCTctgtcctcagtttcttcatctgtatgtGTGGTCATGGTAGCGCCAGTAACCACAGGGCTGTCAGGGCGGGGTGGCACCCAGGCCGATAGTGTCTCAGGGATTTGTAGCTGGAGATGTGGATTTGCAGAAGCCCAGACACAATCagcatttttcctttctctctccttgttcCAGGACCCCCCTTTTACAGTCTAGAGCACCCAGCTCACTGGTGTCAGGAGTAACTTCGAAGATGAGGACATGGCAGCCAGGGACCCGAAGGCTAGTAGTCAGTCAGGGCGGCTTCCAAAGTGAGAACTGGGGTGGGTGTTAGTTTTCTAACTGCTGTACAAACACCACAGACGTGGTGGCTGAATTAAAGCAGCAGAAGTTGGTTCCCTCACAGCTGGGAGCCAGTGTCAGAAATGGAAGTGTGACAGGCTGCACCAAAGAGGGCTTGGGGACAGTCTGTTCTGTGTCACCCAGCTTCTGGGGCTCCAGCCACCCTTGCTGTGGCCACTGTGCTTCAGTCTCTGCATCCGTGGTCACGTGGCCTCCTCTCTGTGTCATCGGGACACTTATCACTGAGTTTAGGGCCCACCTGCATAATCCAGGATGTTCTCATCTTGAGGTCCTTtacgtcagtggtccccaacctctaggccacagaccggtatcggtctgtgggccatttggtactggtccgcagagaaagaataaataacttacattatttccgtttatttatatttaagtctgaacgatgttgtttttttttttttttttttgcatttttctgaagctggaaacagggagagacacactcccacatgcacccaaccgggatccacccagcacgcccaccagggggcgacgctctgcccatcctgggcgtcgccatgttgcgaccagagccactctagcgcctgaggcagaggccacagagccatccccagcgcccgggccatctttgctccaatggagccttggctgcgggaggggaagagagagacagagaggaaggcacggcggaggggtggagaagcaaatgggcgcttctcctgtgtgccctggccgggtgatgttttatttttaaaaaatgaccagagtccctctattacatccgtctaagactcttgacgcttgtctcggtcacgtgatacatttatccatcccaccctaaaggccggtccgtgaaaatatttttgacattaaactggtccgtggcccaaaaaaggttggggaccactggtttatgtaatcacatctgcaaagaccctcaGTAACAGACCATTCATGGTTCCAGGGATTAGACTTGGACATAGTCTTTTAGGGGCCACGATTCAGAATGGGGTAGGGAGCAGCCCTGTTTCCTTCCCAGCCTCTTACGTCCTGAGCAGATAGCTGCATTACGCTCCCCCGCAGCCCACGCCAGCCATGAAGTGTTCAGCAGGCCACGCCTCTTGGATAGTGTTTTGGGTGGGATGGGGCTTTCTGTGACCTCGAGGCCCCTCTGCTGCTGGGTGACTTCAGCCTTTGCAGGAGGACCCCTTGTGTACCCAGCACTGGGGGCAGCGCAGTGAAGCCCGTTGGAGTATCTGCCTCCTAAGGAATATCCCAG of Saccopteryx bilineata isolate mSacBil1 chromosome 1, mSacBil1_pri_phased_curated, whole genome shotgun sequence contains these proteins:
- the FADD gene encoding FAS-associated death domain protein, with product MREFPSSREASEKTTQWWTSGSGVSFEGLVKREPGPGTRAESRGVVGGVPARERKAGRGGDCARSRARAPAAMDPFLVLLHSVSTGLSSGELTELKFLCQGRVGKRKLERVQSGLDLFSVLLEQSELDGQRTELLRELLVSLRRRDLLRLLDDFEAGAVARAPAEERDLCAAFDIICEHVGKDWRRLARQLKVSDTKIDAIEVKYPRNLTEQVRESLRVWKNTAREDAEVSQLVDALRACRLNLVADLVMEEQQAQGLQNENESGHSDVSLVSWDSDTPAPRASS